The following coding sequences lie in one Corynebacterium anserum genomic window:
- a CDS encoding neutral/alkaline non-lysosomal ceramidase N-terminal domain-containing protein, with translation MGTTSQMEDTTAPCSCASAEALPDNGSVFNSPITRRRFFSGMAAVTGTVLWASSGAERAGAATVGSISVGRGLGDMTGEPWGAGMNGYAVLEQSSIGLQRRQYARAFIFVDPATNERVVEVIADIGLMFQSIFLEVVRRLKAKYGDLYGAHNVLISATHTHVAPGGTSGHLMVDLTTLGFRPVTFEANVQGIVNAIVRAHEDIAPSELTLTKGQVVGGSVNRSKAAWEKNPQKDRDANPDGIDRNSITLHIFREGQSVGFINWFSVHATSMGHTYRHIGTDNKGYAAWATEEAMGVDHRHPESAPYVAAFAQASPGDQTPNLGLTPGSGPGKDDTSHARIMGERIMAAVDGSDTVEVTAGNQVRGTFQWVDCSNIQVDAKWTSDGKPGKTGPAILGAAFAASSQEDGGGEPMLGFNEGMRGGTPWVQALNKVTVPPEIMAIHAPKEMLLPLGYVEGMIQQVHPFYIHRIGGLTLISHGFEATITSGLRLRRVVAEALNVSLDSVVSQGYTNGYGHYVATPEEYSTQNYEGGATIFGRNELPAFQQVFDGLARALKNGDPVDHGKPAGDLTGMIPQSPSGNTWADFPPPGKKFGDILEAPSTVTAGETVTVKLVGANPNNNLRLGEGYFTVEKSDGTVVANDSSESTLITFANNMGQTTVTLDWNSTGYDPGTYTLRYKGDSRTMFGHLDEFEAVSTVQVL, from the coding sequence ATGGGTACGACGTCACAGATGGAAGACACCACAGCACCGTGCAGCTGTGCTTCGGCCGAGGCCTTGCCCGACAACGGGAGTGTTTTCAATTCACCCATAACGCGCCGTCGCTTCTTTAGCGGGATGGCTGCAGTCACTGGCACCGTGCTTTGGGCATCCTCAGGCGCGGAAAGGGCTGGCGCAGCTACGGTCGGTTCGATCAGCGTGGGTCGCGGCCTCGGTGACATGACCGGCGAACCGTGGGGTGCAGGCATGAATGGCTACGCGGTACTGGAGCAGTCCTCCATCGGTCTACAGCGTCGGCAATACGCACGTGCTTTTATCTTCGTTGATCCGGCAACCAACGAACGCGTGGTCGAGGTGATTGCAGACATCGGTTTGATGTTTCAATCCATTTTCCTCGAAGTAGTGCGTCGACTGAAGGCTAAGTATGGCGATCTTTATGGGGCGCACAACGTGCTCATTTCTGCTACCCATACCCATGTGGCACCCGGTGGAACTTCCGGTCATCTGATGGTAGACCTCACCACTTTAGGGTTCCGACCAGTGACGTTCGAGGCAAACGTGCAGGGAATCGTTAATGCGATTGTGCGGGCTCATGAAGATATAGCCCCCTCGGAATTGACTCTCACGAAAGGCCAGGTGGTCGGAGGGTCTGTGAACCGTTCCAAGGCAGCATGGGAAAAGAACCCACAAAAGGATCGGGATGCTAATCCCGACGGTATCGACCGCAACTCCATCACCCTCCACATTTTTCGCGAGGGTCAGTCAGTAGGATTCATCAACTGGTTTTCCGTGCATGCCACAAGCATGGGGCACACCTATCGACATATCGGAACCGACAACAAGGGTTACGCGGCGTGGGCCACCGAAGAAGCAATGGGAGTGGACCACCGCCATCCAGAAAGCGCCCCTTATGTTGCTGCTTTCGCACAGGCTTCTCCAGGAGATCAGACTCCGAATCTAGGTCTTACCCCGGGCAGTGGCCCAGGTAAGGATGACACCAGCCATGCCCGGATCATGGGAGAGCGCATTATGGCGGCAGTCGACGGCTCAGATACTGTTGAAGTGACTGCTGGAAATCAGGTGCGTGGCACATTTCAATGGGTTGATTGCTCAAATATTCAAGTCGACGCCAAATGGACCTCCGACGGCAAACCTGGAAAAACCGGCCCCGCCATTTTGGGCGCCGCCTTTGCTGCCTCTTCTCAAGAAGATGGCGGCGGCGAACCTATGTTGGGTTTCAATGAAGGGATGCGCGGGGGAACTCCGTGGGTTCAGGCATTGAACAAAGTCACGGTTCCGCCCGAAATCATGGCCATTCATGCTCCCAAAGAGATGCTGCTGCCGCTGGGATACGTAGAAGGAATGATTCAGCAGGTACACCCTTTTTACATTCACCGCATCGGTGGGCTTACCCTGATTTCCCATGGTTTTGAGGCAACCATCACTTCGGGTTTGCGTTTGCGCCGAGTTGTCGCAGAGGCCCTTAACGTTTCATTGGATTCTGTAGTTTCGCAGGGCTATACGAACGGATATGGCCACTACGTTGCGACCCCGGAGGAATACAGCACTCAGAACTATGAGGGTGGCGCTACCATTTTCGGTCGAAATGAGCTCCCTGCTTTTCAACAGGTGTTCGATGGGCTCGCGCGAGCGCTGAAAAATGGTGATCCGGTGGATCATGGCAAGCCAGCGGGCGATCTCACGGGTATGATTCCACAATCACCATCAGGCAATACGTGGGCAGATTTCCCGCCGCCGGGTAAGAAGTTTGGGGATATTCTCGAAGCCCCTTCAACTGTGACAGCCGGGGAGACCGTAACCGTCAAACTTGTCGGTGCCAATCCAAACAATAATCTGCGGTTGGGTGAAGGTTATTTCACTGTGGAAAAGAGTGACGGTACTGTTGTGGCCAATGATTCTTCTGAATCAACCTTAATTACTTTCGCGAACAATATGGGGCAGACGACGGTCACACTCGACTGGAACTCTACAGGTTATGACCCTGGCACCTATACGTTGCGTTATAAGGGTGATTCGCGCACGATGTTCGGTCACCTTGACGAGTTTGAGGCGGTGTCAACTGTTCAAGTGCTGTAA